In the Sorghum bicolor cultivar BTx623 chromosome 4, Sorghum_bicolor_NCBIv3, whole genome shotgun sequence genome, aattgaataatatttgttaaatacaaacaaaattgctacggtattaattttgtaaaaaaatttggaactaaacaaggccctgtttggattcatttgttgggtcttgtttagttcctccccAATAGTATACACCTTATCCCatcaaatgtttggacacatacatagagtattaaatatagaataaaatataactaattgtatagactGCGACTACTttgtaagacaaatcttttaaacctaattaattcatgatttgacaataaagtgctacagtaatacatgtgctaatgtCAGATTAATTAGGCGTAATAATTTTGTCTCGTGGTTTATTGACATATCTGTAATTTATCTTTTTATTAGTATACAAACACCTCATGTGACACCCCGTTTGATTAGAATAGGTGCCACGCGGCGTCCATCAACGAGGAGAACGCACGCCGGATGAAATAGGCCCATCGTCCACCTAATTTTTTTCCTATATAACATCCCGTAACTTTACACCCTAAAACTAGTACAGGGCAAAAGCTTTGGTTGTGAAAAGATGGCGTTGAGCAAATTTTGGTTTCGGTTACCGGCACATTCTAATCTTTGACACCCTCAACCATATGAGATATTTACCGGCTCTATAAGGCAACTTTTCACATAATATGCATATATAAGATTCGTGACATGAATAGCCTCATGTTCCACGTGATGGTGATCAGACTCGTTCCAGGGCAAGATTTTATTGACCATGCTCGGTAGCAATTCACATGGTAGCACGATATAGTCATCCTTCTCCCCCACACGCGACGTTTCAATGAGACAAGCGATCCGTAGGACTCTCTACTCTACTCGTGTAGGTGTAGGCGTTCCAATTTGCAGCTCCAACCGCGTGACCACGTACGTCACGCGGCCATCCGTGCGAGCGCCTCGCCTGCGTGCTCTCCGGTGGACAGCCGGAGCTTCCGGTAGTCGCCGTAAGTGAAGGCCTTGTACCTGCGCGGGTGGTCCGCGTCCACGAACGCCTCCGGCGCGCTCACGCCGTCGTCCTTGGGCGCGAGCAGGAACATGGCGATGGAGATGCGCGGCACGGGCGCGACGCACCGCACCCGGTGCTTCACGTTGTGCAGCCTCCCGTTGCTCCACGCCTGGAAACGCACGACACGAGACGGTCAGCGTCAAAAAGCACGGGGCGCGCGGATCCGGACAGTGGGTGGTACCGTGCCGACGTCGCCGATGTTGACGAGGAAGGAGCCCGCGACGGGGTCCACGGGCACGAACTCGCCGGTGGCCGGGTCCAGGACCTCGAGGCCGCCGACGCGTTCGTCCTCCTGGAGCACGGTGAGGAAGCCCGAGTCCGTGTGGATCTGCACGCCGGAGGAGCCCACCACCGTCTCGTGCGTGTAGTTGTACCTGTTGATGCGGAACTGGCACGGCCAGTCCTGGAACGAGTGCTCCTCTGCTACTAGCCCCAGGCTGGAGGCCagctcgccggcgacggcgacgatcACGTCGTGCATCTTCTCCGCGTAGGTCTTGATGGTCTCCCTGCGCACCGGACCACCGCGTTACGTTACGACGACCCACCCGACTGCCGACTGAACTGATGACCCTCCGGCGCGGAAAGGGAAGGAGTACGTAGAGCTGTGGTGTGGTGTGGCCAACCTGACGTGCGGCGGCGCGTCGAGGAGCGCGCAGAAGGCGTCGACGTCGGCGGGCGCGGCGgcgtcgaggagcccgaaggccTCGTAGAGCGGGTTGGTGGGGCTGGGCGCCATGTAGCCGCTGCCGGGGATGACGTCGGCGTTGCGGCGCTTGGCGTCGTCGGGGAGGTCGAAGAGCGCGCGCACGGCGGCCTTCATCTCGGCCAGGAGCCCCGCGGGCACGCCGTGGCCGGTCACCCGGAAGCAGCCCAGGCGCTCGCACGCGGCGCGCAGCCGCGCGGACTCCTCGGCCGCCGAGCCGGCCAGGCGCAGGTCGATCACCGGGATCTCCGCCATCCCCGCTGCGCTGCGGATTCGAGGAGGCGTGAGCGGAAATGATGTTGGTGCTGGCGCCGCTTGTCGGGCGGACTTTTGAGTTTTGACGGAACGCGACGAACTGATGGCATCCATCATGTCGCTATTATGGTGAGACAAACAACCGACACACCGTAGGCCGTAGCTTAGCTCCTGTCAGCTGGCCTAAAATTCAAACACTTCTTTCCATTAtggcacatatatatatacttttgatAATTTATATATAAGCTATACatttaacatatatatatatatatatatagaaaatttaccatatatatatatatatatatatatatatatatatatatatatatatatatatatatatatatatatatacggtagcgctattctacaccctaggtgtagaatattattctacaccgcaagccaaaattgagcagaaaaaatactgagcagtaaTGAACATCGTTTAGTATCATCTAACACTACACTCAGGACcatgaaatactgaacaatactaaaACGCGAATACTGAACGATACTGAAATCTGTTCAGTAGGTTCGCCCGAGCTCCCCAAGCCATCTTCTCCGAACCGGGGGAGAGGGTGCGGTAGTAGGCCGAAGTCGCAGAGATCTCGTAGTGTGTTGGTACGCCGAAGTCACGGAGATCCTGTTTCCTCTTGTAAGAGTTCGCCTCGACCCGTTAGTCTAAGCTTGCCTCGACCCATTAGCCTTGTTTAGCCGAAGGATAGGCGTTTGATTGGCGTTGAAACGTTGGACTAGCAGCTTAGGCGGTGAAACACTGGACTAGCAGCTCGAAcagagaaacaagtcgatcTTAATTGTGAGGTTTAACCCTGCCGTTGGACTGGAAACCATATACCCTACAAGGTGATCTTAATCGTGAGGTTTATCCCTGCCGTTGGACTGGAAACTACCCCATCTAAACTCCTTTGTCTTCGTATAAGATGTCTTGGTTAGTAAGGACGCTTAGTGCTTCTGACAGGTCTGTAGCCTCGTGTAGCAGTGATAGGTCGGTTAAGACTATGTCTGTGTAAAATGCATCATCTATTTGTTTTGAAGATATAGAAAAAAGCATTGCAAATTGGAAAATCCCACTCTTCGTTCAGACTACTTTATTAAAACCATTGAAAAAACATGTTGTATTAATACCATGCATGAGACCTTGCACCTCCTTTCTGAAAGAGAAATAAATGACATTATAGCTAAACCCCAATATCATTATCTCCATTTTGGTTTGGTCCAAGTAGCCATCAGATCCTTGACCAGAAAAGGTTTAAATGTATCCATCTTGGCCTGTCTAAGAGACTGTAGAAACAAAAGATTTCATGATTCTTTACTTGGGATGGTTGAAGCTAGCCTCAGTAATGGTCCAGTTTTCTTCAACACCTTTCTAGATTTCTCAGTATCTCTATGTGATCCAAATATCAACAAAGCTCTCACCCAAAACTTGCAAACATCAGGCTTTGACCTTGAACTAGGAAGTGAGAACATTTCTGTAACTTACAGAATCTATTACAAGGCCATGACCTCCCTAGCTCCATGTGCAAAACAATATACACCCAAAGgccttagactatctccaacaatcgtcacccaaaatacaagacccatttgtcctttgggtagcgctacaggtaaaaggttccatacctatttttagtcttctccaacaacaagacctaaaagacaacactctctgcaaatgggtctcgaggagagaggatacccaaatttgggttatgcctctcctgatacccaaaataggtcttctgtatgggtactctgttggaggctataggtattgtgttggagacccattttaggtttgggttcccaaatgggtCTCCCTGTTGGAGATAGCCTGTACCTTGCTACAGGCTAATCCCAGAAACAATATTATCACTCCCAAAGCCTTAAAATGGGAAGAAATAAGGCTGCCCGAAAAATGGACCTTGACTCAAGCTGTTGAGCCACAAACCCTTGAGCAAACGGAAGTCCAATCTATCTCTAAAACTGCTGATGGGGATGTTGAAGTCGCTTTCTCCTCCAAAAGAAAAGCCTTTGTCCAATCTAGGCCATCGGTTAGCATTGACAATAGACCCCAGATGAAACCACAGAATATTGTCTATGCTACCTATGAAGATAACTCCTATGAACCATCAATCTCTGATTTTGAAATCAATGTCATTGAGACTGATGATCCCGAACTACAAACATATTGTTATATAGTAAAGGAAAAGGAGTTCCAAATAGATAAAGAGCTTCTCCGCAGAGAAATAACGCTTCCCAAAAATAAAGCCAAAAAGGAAAGGTATTTCAAGAATGTGGATCAGCCTTTTAGGCTGAAAATTAGAGAAGTTTGGCACAAAGAGATGATTGAGCAAAAGAAGAACATATTCTTCTTTGATTGGTATGAAAATagtcagatcagacattttgaagAATTCTTTAAACCAGGTTCAAAGCAAAAGGATAAGATAGAACCTGAGTATGATAATGAGAAGATAACCATGATAAAAAAGGTTTCTAAAGATTGGAAGACCACCAGTGGTAAACATGTAGAAGCTGTGCATCCACCTTTTGAACCCATCCAATTAGAAGCAAAAGGTGAAAGCATTAAGGCCTGTCCACTCAAAAATATATCTAGAGCTACCTATGCTGAACCTATAAAAGTTGAACACATAGGTCACTTGGTAGAAcaacaaaatttttcaaatatatCTTTGCATGCTCTTGGGCAGCAGACAGAGCGGATAGAAGCCATTCTTACGGATGGAACAAAGCCTAACAAAAGTGAAGTTAAGGTAAATCTTCCTTCCAGCTCTCATTCTGAGGTTCCCCAGACACAAATAGTCATTCCACCTTTTGTTCCACAAATAGCCTCTTCCAACTTCAAGCTTGGAAAACAAAAGGCTATGGGATCCTCTGTTTCTGAAGAATTGATCAATGAATTATCCAACAAACTTGGAAATTTAAAGGTCAACAAAAATATTAACCAGATCACTGATGGTGAAAGTAAAGATGTGATCAACAAAATTAAACGTTTAAAACAACAACCCAAACGACTATGACAAGAAATTATTATCCAAGACCAACCTATGCGGATCTTCAGTTTGAAGAATTGCCGCACATAGCCAACATGACTTGCTTCAATGCAAGGAAATAGTTGAGTGGAACCTTGATGGGTTTGTTGAATACCAAATTTTTACCATGTGCCATCAAATGATTATGTATGCAAATGCTTGCATAGCAAATGGAAATAAAGAGAAGGAAGCAGCCCATATGATTGTCATTGGATTTTCTGGATAATTAAGGGGTTGGTGGGATCACTACCTTAGTGAAACCCAAAGAAAATCGATTATTGAGGCCgttaaaatagatgaaaatgGTAGGCCAATTGTCCTAACCAATGATCAAGGACAATCTCTAGGATCTGTTTTTGATGCCATCTCAACCCTGCTCTACAACATAGTTTACCACTTTGCTGGTAATTACCAGGATATTTATGAAAAGAATAGGGAGCAATTGATTAATTTGAGATGCAAAACCATGACAGATTTTAGGTGGTACAAAGATTCCTTTTTATCAAAATTATATACTCTTCCAGATCCTAATCAAGATTATTggaaagaaaaatatatatctggCTTACCTCCTCTATTTGCTGAAAAGGTTAGAAATTCTTTgagaaaagaaggagaaggtAGCATAAATTATCAAAACCTAGATATAGGAAAGATAACTCAAAAAATACAGTTGGTAGGAGCTAAATTTTGTAATGATTTAAAAATTAAGGAACAGCTCAAGAAGCAAAGGGCCATTGGGAAAAAGGAATTGGGAGAATTTTGCTACCAATTCGGTTTCCAAGATCCTTTTGAATCCCAAAGAAGAAGGTCACATAGAGACCATAAAAGAAATTCTGATGACAATAAGAAAGCAAAACACCCTATGAGAAGAAGGCATAAGAAGAGATATGACACAGGAAATGTCTTCAAAAATTTTAAAAGGAAACACAAGGTAAATGATTTAGTTTGCTTCAACTGTGGCCAAAAGGGGCATAAATCTTCAAATTGTTTCAAATCAAAAGTAAAACAAGAGATTCAAGCCCTGCTCGAATCAGATTCTGAGGATATCAAAGAAAGATTGGGAGAAATCTTAAATCATATACAAAGTGATGATGGCTCAGAAGATAACAGTGAGATAAATTGTTGTGAAAATAATGAATGTTCATGTTATGAACAGGGTACCTCTGAAAATGAGTCAGATGAAAACATTTTAGTTCTCACTGACCTAGAACAGTTTGTTTTAGACACCTTTGACACTGTGCAGGACCCAGAAGAAAAGGAGATTATCCTTGAAAAATTCTTATCAAGGGTAAAAAATAACAAAGATAAATTGGTTAATGAAATTCAGAAAAAGAAATATTGTTCTGCAGATGAGGTCTTCCAAAGGGTTGAAGatctaaaaaggaaaaataagcaaCTAAGCCTTGATGATCTCTCAAAAGAATATAATTTCATCAAAGAAGAATTAATAGATCTCAAAAGAAGAATTTAGATCTTGGAACTCCA is a window encoding:
- the LOC8084544 gene encoding 2-oxoglutarate-dependent dioxygenase DAO, which encodes MAEIPVIDLRLAGSAAEESARLRAACERLGCFRVTGHGVPAGLLAEMKAAVRALFDLPDDAKRRNADVIPGSGYMAPSPTNPLYEAFGLLDAAAPADVDAFCALLDAPPHVRETIKTYAEKMHDVIVAVAGELASSLGLVAEEHSFQDWPCQFRINRYNYTHETVVGSSGVQIHTDSGFLTVLQEDERVGGLEVLDPATGEFVPVDPVAGSFLVNIGDVGTAWSNGRLHNVKHRVRCVAPVPRISIAMFLLAPKDDGVSAPEAFVDADHPRRYKAFTYGDYRKLRLSTGEHAGEALARMAA